The genomic segment TCTGGTCTCTAGTAGGCTTACAGCTCCACTGGAGCCAGTTCAAAAAGATTGTGTCCTACTAACCAACTGAGATTAATCTGGGgcatttgtgctttttatgGCCTTAACTGGCTAGGCCACAGTGGTCAATATGGTGACAAATGAGCTGAATAGCTTCATGTGTGCAAAGTAAACCCATACTAATGCGTCATACCAGCAACACAACATATAACCACCCAGAGGACCAACAGTGGACATGTTTCCCCCTCGTAGAAGTGGAAGGACGGAGAGCCTGATGGATCCGTCCACCCACTCCATGTTACTTTGATCCTCAGAGAGGGAAAGCATGATGGTTGAcagggtgagagagaaaaaggaatgAGGTGTGAGGAGCAGATGGCTGGAAGGCGGCTGTGCGTTGGCGAAACAGTAACATTGATGGAGAACACACAAGGGATGGACCTCAGTAGGGAAAACTAGCAATCGTCTGTTCAGTGCTAAAGTTGCGCCTTGGTGTCGAAGTCTGGATCTCCAGGTCTGTAGGCCGACGCTCATGACTCTGCTGTACCTCTGTGATTTCACAGCCAAACTTTCTTTATTATGTGCTCCGCTGGGCTCTCTGGGCCTGCACAGTAGGACACAGtgtgaaatataatattatgctgttaatgttattttttaccAGTTTACATGTGGGTGTAGTTTGGTTTCAGAAGTGACTGAGGCAGAATGAAGCTGGAGATATGGGGTCCCGTGTCAGACATGCGATGCGTCTGCTTcccaaaatggaaaaatgccATTTTTAAATGATACCTCACTGAGTTGCACTAATGAATGGCTGGGCTGCAGAGCTTATTCCCAGCTGAAATTATTGTGATGGGGTTTAGATTACAAATACATAAGGTTGGATTTAGTACCATAGTTGGATTTTGGGTCTGCTGACTCAAGCTAAAAAGTTTGTTTGAAGGGAGGTTTTTTACATATTCACTTAAAAAGTACTACTTCCCAAGAAGGTCATAGTGTGAATGTCACATAGTCACATAAACCTCCCATTTACAGAGGAAGAGATAAAAACTGTCTCCCAGCAACTGTAATCCCAGCAGAAATTATATTTGAGGATCGAAGCGTTACTTCCCTGCATCATTTTGGCAGTCCCGctatcattataaataaaaacaattcttTTACCAGGCCACTGGTCTCATTCACTCACCCTTCAGCCCATGTAGAAAATCCAATCCTTTGATTTGAGTCAGTTTAAGTTAAGTTGACAAGCACAAACTAACACTAAAACGAGCAGCCTAGCAAAGAAAAATCTGGAATTCCTCCTAAATCATACTGCTCTGCTCAAGCCCCAGGCTCTCTTACAGAACCAGGGTGAATTGACATTGTTAGAAAGTCAAGTCCAGATATGAGTCATGAGATGTGGCTTCTGTGTGGCAGTGTGGAGTCTATTTAACCAGCCCTGTATTAGAAGAAGACTTACAAAGCACATTGGCCAAAAAAGTCCCAGACATGATAATAGAATAATGAAGGCGCTTCCTGGGCCGGCCGATCAACTACTCTCTGTCTCAAAAAACTGCAGTGTGATTTCATAACGTGATGCCATAATAAGATTGCATCACAAATGTCTGTGATCGCTGTTTCTGGCCTTGCAGCCTGTGGGCTTTGAGTTTTTTGTCAGAGAGATTAGAGTTCTGTGTGACTTCTTGTACATAATTTGAAGTGTCATGTATAGTAGTGGTGCACTGGAGTAGGTAAAGCAGTGTCCTTGCAAAAGCtgccagcagcagtgaaaactAATGCTGCGATTTAggtgtatttttttgtatttgtccGTTATCAGTGAAgtgtatgtgcacatttttGAATGTGCCGGTTCCCTAAGCCTAGTGCTTGTCAGCTGTGGCTGAATTAGTCCATAGTGTAGAATGTCATCTCATATACACCTCCTCCCATTGTGACACTAACTACATCTCTTTTGTACTCCACCACTTTTTATATGTCAATCTTAAGAAAACCCACCTGTGATTTGTGATGCCATATAGCTGTTTTCCACATTCACAATAGGCTTTATTTGCATGacaataatgtttttatctgttggtATAGAAGTCATATGGCTGTCTACTCTCAAATCTCTCTTTATCCCCCTTTCCCTCTTCTCCACTGCTCCCTCTTTATGTGCTCTAAGTGACTACATCATTAAGGAGAAGACAGTGCTCCTACAGAAGAAAGACAATGAGGGCTTTGGCTTTGTGCTTAGAGGAGCCAAAGGTGAGCCTCTTATCCAAAATTCACTTCTGCCTTTATAGATGTCACAGTTTCATATGCTCTCTTTAtaatctctctgtctctcccccaTGCTCATTCATGCTCATCCCCTCAGCTCAGACTCCCATAGAGGAGTTCACTCCAACGCCTGCGTTCCCTGCTCTGCAGTATCTGGAGTCTGTCGATGAGGGGGGCGTGGCGTGGAGGGCAGGCCTGAGGATGGGGGATTTCCTCATTGAGGTAAAAAGAGACGCATTTTGGACCAGACTGAACCCACCTCTGAGCTTAATGACATTCAGTTTAGGAGTTTGGAGTCTGTATAAGCTACAGGAACTACAGTATCACAGTTTGGGTTTAGTCATTAGTGCATTTCCTGCACCAGTGGATCAGTGTCAAAAGTTTTCTGGGGAGTTTGGGAAATCAGGAAGGAGCAAGTGTCTACATTGTTGTCCTGGGATCACCTGCTCAATACCTAATGTGATACTGTATCTGTACCTGCATATACATATTCTGTATGTACTATGTTCTATATATGTTCTGCTGTGCACTGGACCACTCGTCTACAAAGTGCAAGCAGCACAGGAAGCGAGACTCTGGTCATTTTGTACCTTTAAAAGTTCCAGTGTGTTGCTTTGAAAAGTCAGTTCTAAAAATGGTGATTGTGAAACCTTTATTaaggctgacacacacagctaatTAGTATTCAACCTAATATGACTCACTTTCATAGCTGCCCAAGCCTTTGTAACTCTGATTTACTGCAGTCGCTGCCTGAATTGCTAGTGCAACCatctgaaaagctgaaaaatgaTGTATGTTTGAAGCTtaagtctaaaataaaaataaatatgccACACATGGATCTGCTCTCAgtcctctttttctttgtttttgtcaggtTAATGGCCAGAATGTAGTGAAGGTTGGCCACCGGCAGGTGGTCAACATGATCCGCCAGGGTGGCAACAGTCTGATGGTGAAAGTTGTGATGGTTGCTCGAAACCCTGAACTGGAGGACACTGCTCGGAAGAGAGGTAAGAGTAAAAGTTTCCTTATGATGTTGCCATCCTGTGATGATGATATGACGATAAAGCTGATTGCATGTTTACTTCACCCTAAATGCCTGTTGCCGTATGGTTGTCATTTGTGACTGCATGTTTATATGTGAATACTAAACATTAAGTCTGCATTTGGCTGACTTCCCTTGGCAGCGCCGCAGCAGACTAAAAGACTGACTCCTCCCGCCATTGCCCTGCGCTCCAAGTCAATGACATCAGAGCTGGAAGACATGGGTAAGAAGATAGATGGGGCAAAATGAAGAATCTGGGATCTATAAGGAAAAAGTTCTGTCACAGTTTATCTTTTTGTGCTGGGGGGTCACATTGAAAAAGCTTATTTTAGATGGGTCAGCAGCTTCTCTGCAGGATGATGGTACAGTACCACTTTTAGGAAGTGAAACAGAagtttcattaataataatttgatgaAAGAGTCTTTTGATTGATTTACTTTTTTGACATTACCCGATGAAGAAAACTGACAAGTTAAGAGGTTTGAAAGTAGTTATGTGTTATGAACGTATACTTGTCTGATGCCTTGAGTCACAAACtgctcctttttttcttcttctgaactGAATGTGCTGCGTCCAGTGGACAAAGGTGGGAGACTCATGTGTGCTCTCATTGTCATTTCTGTCCCCATCACCACCCCTCTCATCACATCAGCATTTACGCCATCACATGTGTCTGAGTATGTATATCATCCTTTCATCTGCTTTATATATGTGACTTCACAGCAGTTATAGTCACACCTAATTTGTCTTTCCCAAATTATGTATGCTACAGCTGCCTCTCCGTGGAAAAAGAAAGCAGGTGAATATCAGTCTTTATCATAACCCTTATCAGCCTctgagtgcagctttaattaaaagtctgtttgatgcacttttttctcctctttattCAGAGTACGAGTCTTCTCAGGGTCCTGATAAGAAGAGGACAGTCTATCAGATGGCACTAAGTAAGAAATCATTCTCTCCACTCTTGTCATACTCTAAGAGGGTCTTTTTTAATCTTGAAGGTTGATGAAGCTCAGTGAAACCCTCCTGTTTGcatttcttcctttattttaaGCTGCCTCTCTCTACTCTTCACTTCTGCCCCTGCTCTGTCTTCGTTTTAGATAAACTGGATGAAATCTTGGCTGCTGCTCAACACACTATTACATCAGACAACCAGGGCCAGAGAGGTCACGGGGGCAAGAGGGATCGGAGCAAGAGCATTGTTCCAAATGTTTCCAATGAGGTATTGTTGGCAATTGAAGTGGACTCAGAGCACAACCTAGGCTCTGCTCAATCTGCAAAATACTCATAAATACTAAACAGCAGTGGATTTATCTCCTAATGCTGCAATATCATATTCATATACACAACATAATTTCTCCACTGCTTGAGGATGAAGGATATATCTAGTCAAGGAAGTGACTAATACTAGCAAACAAATATTCCCATCTATAAAGCAACTTGGTCTTTGGTGGGTTTTTTTTAGCTCTGTGTGTTCTCCTGCCCTCACTGCACTTTAGAGAAAATGATTGACAATGGACCACCCACaccaaaacatttgtttaaccATGAGTCAGGTTGTGTCCATTCATCTAAGCTTTATTGCCTGATGGACTAAtactctgactgactgattcTCCTGTGTTGTATTTGACTGTGTGTCCATATCAGTTTAACAGTCAGCCTGAATTTTATTTGATTGTActtgtgtaaatgtttcttcttctctctttactccctctttcctttcgaacacatttaaaatgtgtttcaacaCCTGAAGCAACCCTATGAGCAGCAGTCATCTGTGAGTATGGTGCAGCCTGGACCAGGTTTTGGCTACAACCAAGCTCATTTTCAACCAGGCCAGGGCCCTCAGCATGCAGTCATGATGCGCCAAAAATCTATTGGTAACAGCAGTCATGAAAAGATTTCATTCATATCAATATATAAGTGTCTGTTTGTAACGGCCTGTGTAATTGTGTTTAGGTgtaacagaggaggaaagacagTACCTCCACCCACCTGCTATGAAGCTGGCTCGTAGTCTGTCAGTTCCAGGACCAGAAGAAATCCCCCCACCCCCTAACACATCTGCCCCAGAGCCACCTCTATCTGCAGGCCCTCATTCTGGGAGAGGGTCTGCTATGCCCATATCCCCTGTATCTCAAACCCATTTCCAGTTCCACTCTCAGCCAGGACATGCTACTCAAGCAGGCTGGGAGAGGGGAGGTGGGATGAACCAGCAGGTCGTGGTCCCCACTCTCCGGAGACAATCAGAAGGATTGTGTGTCAGAGAGCCAGAGGCACCCAGGAGAGGTGGTGGCAAGATGGGAGGGTTAAGGAGAGGCTACAGCAGTGCTACACCACCTACAAGTGCTAAGCCTAAGGCCCAGCAAGCAACACAACATCACCCGCACATGGCTAACCAGCAGGGAGGAGGGGTTGGCAGGGGGGCCGCCAGGAGGGGAGGTCGAGGAGCTCTGATGAAGCAGTCAAAAGTGGAAGATGGCCTGCGACAGCACAGAGGGAAAGGAGGTGCAGCCAAAGAGAAGAGCTCCATCCCCATCCCGACCATCATAGTTAAAGCGCCCTCCACCAGCAGCAGTGGTCGAAGCAGCCAGGGTAGCAGCATGGAAGCTGAGCCCAGCCAGGATGCAGAAGACCCAACTTCCGCAGATGCCACCTCAGACAGCCCCAATGCAAGTCTGCCCTCACCACTCACCCCTTCACCACCTCAGCCCCCTACATCCACCCCTTCATCAACTGTTGCTCCGTCTGTTTCCTCACAGCAAAACTTGGAGAACTTGGAATACACTTCAACATTTGGTACAActtttggaggaggaggaggaggaggaggaggggcacGCAGGGAAAGAGAACGTTTCCGAGACATGAGAAGAAAGAGCGCTTCTTTCTTCCTATCGTCTGAGGAGGACATCCAAGgtgaggcaggaggaggagtgggagaTGGACTAGCAACAGGGGCAAGAATTCAGCCTTTACAGAGCTCACAAATGGAAGTACCCACCCCTCGCCTTCGGCCCTCCAAGTCTATAGATGAGGGCATGTTTTCTGGAGACAGTTATGTCAACTATTCCAGCAGCATGCCCCCAGCCTTTGGTCTGCCTGAGTATTCCTCTCCTATCATCGGTCAGGATGGACAGCCAAAGTCTGCACCCTCAATGTACGGCACACAACCGGCTACTACCTTCATCCACCCACTTACAGGAAAGGTTCTGGACCCCTCGTCACCACTTGGTCTGGCCCTAGCTGCAAGAGAACGAGCTCTAAAGGATGATCGCAGGACTCGCCGAGAGGAGAGACACTTTGGTCGGCAGTTGTCCACAGTTGGAGCGTTCTCTACCCCTGTTCAGACCCCAACTCCTTCCCTTTTTGCAACCCCTACTCAATCAGCTTACACTTCTCCAGTGTCCCTCCACCTAAGCTcgcccaccaccaccacctcaccTGCATCTCTGAGTCGGCCACAGTCACCAAGAATATTACgtctgggaggaggaggaggggagaggatggagagagagaaggaggggggacCCAGGGAAGGTCTGAGAGTTCGCTTCtcagaggacagaaccagtcAATATTCAACACAATATTATCCGCAGAGTcccagggagagagaaagagaaaaagaggtgtATGAGAGCCGAGCTGCTCCACCCATtcagcctcctccacctccagctcaACCTGCTCCCCGCAGACCTTCTTTTCTGCAGATGGAAAGTACTCCAAACACCAGCTACATCCCTCAGTACACTGTCCCCACAGCACCGACACAGACACACGAAGCTATGGGAGACCCAAGAGCAGGAACAGGTGGAGGTCTAGGGCTGATGGTTCTGCCACCACCGGCTCCATCAGTAGACGTAGATGATGAGTTTGTCTTTGTAGATCCCTTGCCTCCTCCTCTACAGTTTGCTAATGGTAAGAAAGAGATGGTCCATGAGTTTTCTCAGCAGCATCAGCACCCAGGTCaacactctgctgctgttgctccaCCTCCTCCGCCCCCTCTTCCATCTCCCAAGCCCTCAAATGCTCCCCAAGCTTCTCCCCAGGGTGGCGACTCTGCTGCCTCCAGCCTTACCTCCTACGACAGCGAGGTGGCTAACCTAACACAGTCGGCTCTCTCTCCATCTTATCCATCCCCACAGATATTTCTGCCTTCctccaccaccaacaccacctctgctgctgctctgcctgCCACATCACTACACAGACCGCAGCCCATGTCCCATTCCCACCCTTATTACGGCAGCTCTAACGACGCCTCACTAGGTGGTCAACCACCAGCCCAGGACAGAGGCACAGCTGCCCTCACCACCACAATGACCTACGCTACCACTACTATGACAGCTACTGCTGCCGCTACCACCACCACAATCTCACCAGCATCATTTGACTACACCATGACTGTGGCTGGGCCCAAGGCTGGCCTCAACATGGCGGGCAAAGCTGCCGACCACACACATCACACTACTGTTATACACAAAAGTGGAGACTGGCAAGATGCTGTGGTGGATTCTGGGATTGAGGAGCTGGATAGTCACAGCAGTAGCGACCACCATTTAGAAATGCTGGGACTGAGTGggctgagaggagagagaggaggggtcggaggagagggagagaaaggcgCTGAACATCAGGATTCTTGCACAACCTACTCAGGTGGGCAAACATTTGAGGTGCACAGTGCCAAACTGGCAAACCCTGTGTTTCCAAAGATGACTCATTACaaagaggggggagggagggtcCCGTCTGTAGCATTACGTAGGCAGAACAGCACCAACCCTGCTCCCTTGCAGTTGCAGAGACAAAGCAACCCAGAAGATGCCAGGTTAGATGGAGCACTGATAGATGAAAGAAAGCATAAGCAGAGTCGAGACAAAATGGAGGATGGCTTTAGCTCCACTCTCGCTGCCTGCTTAGAGAGGCCTATGGACACTCGGACAGTGGCATGGGGTGAGGTTGAGGAGCTTGAACAAGTGGGAGGAGTCCAGAGAACTGGTATGGTTTTAGAGGGCCGCAGGCTGAACTCTCCTCTTTCAGGCGTGAAGGCCAGCATCATCAATGAACTAAGCTCTAAGCTGCAACAGATGAGTAGCATGAAGAGCATGGATGACTGGGGCCATATTCCCAAATCACCCACCATGC from the Anabas testudineus chromosome 19, fAnaTes1.2, whole genome shotgun sequence genome contains:
- the LOC113156117 gene encoding SH3 and multiple ankyrin repeat domains protein 1-like isoform X2; protein product: MLGNNEHFYPGQDDKDGEDEEEEEEQARENRKGEGGRDTENGELEGLEEKEMTGGRQSWEGKVGEVMKPAAIVVGRQRADRPLRPGNLGNRGIAYMSNQVPLHHQAANKQQHFIAANQQPHHPGLNALQKRRALMERSMTTVAPLEDVFLTMMVFRIGIPDIKQTRCLQFDQDCTVWHAKQQIICSLSESLWDVYNYGLFQPAGDGRDAKFLEEERALRVYSQSFEKGVPYLEFRYKTRVYKQTNLDEKALAKLSTKASLKKFLDYIQTGATEKIAKVLDKGLDPNFHDPDTGETPLSVAIQSGLPLEGIRVLIQGGAHLDFRSRDGLTPVHKAVRAHNHAGLLALLSLGASPDYKDRCGLTPLYHTVLAGGDTSCCETLLYYRAKLGTRDENGWDESHQHRDEEEFGMEEIHKACQNGFAQHLEHLLFYGADTTSQNASGNTALHISALYNKESCVRVLLYRGANKEAKNKHGQTPFQLAVMSGHFELGEIIKNHKDTDVVPFLESPKYVPTRKESSHTLPLPSLHSHPLLRANSDNTMTQSDPLALPIKAATNPNPGQGQRRASIGMRSSSSPRNRTRSPSRGRGGQSDTEERHRQPRGRHGATSAGSGGGQMKRMYSAVPGRMYVATRAHSASGDRELSLNKGDKVKVLSVGEGGYWEGTVKGRTGWFPSDCVEEVAALSKDNRSETRSEKAKRKLFRNVTVGAYDGTDGPSDYIIKEKTVLLQKKDNEGFGFVLRGAKAQTPIEEFTPTPAFPALQYLESVDEGGVAWRAGLRMGDFLIEVNGQNVVKVGHRQVVNMIRQGGNSLMVKVVMVARNPELEDTARKRAPQQTKRLTPPAIALRSKSMTSELEDMAASPWKKKAEYESSQGPDKKRTVYQMALNKLDEILAAAQHTITSDNQGQRGHGGKRDRSKSIVPNVSNEQPYEQQSSVSMVQPGPGFGYNQAHFQPGQGPQHAVMMRQKSIGVTEEERQYLHPPAMKLARSLSVPGPEEIPPPPNTSAPEPPLSAGPHSGRGSAMPISPVSQTHFQFHSQPGHATQAGWERGGGMNQQVVVPTLRRQSEGLCVREPEAPRRGGGKMGGLRRGYSSATPPTSAKPKAQQATQHHPHMANQQGGGVGRGAARRGGRGALMKQSKVEDGLRQHRGKGGAAKEKSSIPIPTIIVKAPSTSSSGRSSQGSSMEAEPSQDAEDPTSADATSDSPNASLPSPLTPSPPQPPTSTPSSTVAPSVSSQQNLENLEYTSTFGTTFGGGGGGGGGARRERERFRDMRRKSASFFLSSEEDIQGEAGGGVGDGLATGARIQPLQSSQMEVPTPRLRPSKSIDEGMFSGDSYVNYSSSMPPAFGLPEYSSPIIGQDGQPKSAPSMYGTQPATTFIHPLTGKVLDPSSPLGLALAARERALKDDRRTRREERHFGRQLSTVGAFSTPVQTPTPSLFATPTQSAYTSPVSLHLSSPTTTTSPASLSRPQSPRILRLGGGGGERMEREKEGGPREGLRVRFSEDRTSQYSTQYYPQSPREREREKEVYESRAAPPIQPPPPPAQPAPRRPSFLQMESTPNTSYIPQYTVPTAPTQTHEAMGDPRAGTGGGLGLMVLPPPAPSVDVDDEFVFVDPLPPPLQFANGKKEMVHEFSQQHQHPGQHSAAVAPPPPPPLPSPKPSNAPQASPQGGDSAASSLTSYDSEVANLTQSALSPSYPSPQIFLPSSTTNTTSAAALPATSLHRPQPMSHSHPYYGSSNDASLGGQPPAQDRGTAALTTTMTYATTTMTATAAATTTTISPASFDYTMTVAGPKAGLNMAGKAADHTHHTTVIHKSGDWQDAVVDSGIEELDSHSSSDHHLEMLGLSGLRGERGGVGGEGEKGAEHQDSCTTYSGGQTFEVHSAKLANPVFPKMTHYKEGGGRVPSVALRRQNSTNPAPLQLQRQSNPEDARLDGALIDERKHKQSRDKMEDGFSSTLAACLERPMDTRTVAWGEVEELEQVGGVQRTGMVLEGRRLNSPLSGVKASIINELSSKLQQMSSMKSMDDWGHIPKSPTMQRYSADFTDAFHSPPTGRSTSPLPTSSPQHRQILTPNLSATPSVSPSPQVPVQRNWTRSPSPQMPSSPVHSHPPHSPTYCPYPTSPKHRSKLRRQTFDFQCSPTKEMRSSVSRRRAPSPLIYNTEQPNPTPPRPSSLPILPSTPVYSNPFDFPGPLTPPSPGIPLGDTYKSSTPPLFSPSGVQSPNPLLVSRSISPTHFLSGASSPMHLPPSPSCLNYPHLTPPPPAKPFAVKPLPYWTKYDVADWLAYLNLGEHRERFIDNEIDGSHLPSLTKDDFLDLGVTRVGHRMNIERALKKLTDRRLSPLHVTTPPRDTD
- the LOC113156117 gene encoding SH3 and multiple ankyrin repeat domains protein 1-like isoform X4 — translated: MLGNNEHFYPGQDDKDGEDEEEEEEQARENRKGEGGRDTENGELEGLEEKEMTGGRQSWEGKVGEVMKPAAIVVGRQRADRPLRPGNLGNRGIAYMSNQVPLHHQAANKQQHFIAANQQPHHPGLNALQKRRALMERSMTTVAPLEDVFLTMMVFRIGIPDIKQTRCLQFDQDCTVWHAKQQIICSLSESLWDVYNYGLFQPAGDGRDAKFLEEERALRVYSQSFEKGVPYLEFRYKTRVYKQTNLDEKALAKLSTKASLKKFLDYIQTGATEKIAKVLDKGLDPNFHDPDTGETPLSVAIQSGLPLEGIRVLIQGGAHLDFRSRDGLTPVHKAVRAHNHAGLLALLSLGASPDYKDRCGLTPLYHTVLAGGDTSCCETLLYYRAKLGTRDENGWDESHQACQNGFAQHLEHLLFYGADTTSQNASGNTALHISALYNKESCVRVLLYRGANKEAKNKHGQTPFQLAVMSGHFELGEIIKNHKDTDVVPFLESPKYVPTRKESSHTLPLPSLHSHPLLRANSDNTMTQSDPLALPIKAATNPNPGQGQRRASIGMRSSSSPRNRTRSPSRGRGGQSDTEERHRQPRGRHGATSAGSGGGQMKRMYSAVPGRMYVATRAHSASGDRELSLNKGDKVKVLSVGEGGYWEGTVKGRTGWFPSDCVEEVAALSKDNRSETRSEKAKRKLFRNVTVGAYDGTDGPSDYIIKEKTVLLQKKDNEGFGFVLRGAKAQTPIEEFTPTPAFPALQYLESVDEGGVAWRAGLRMGDFLIEVNGQNVVKVGHRQVVNMIRQGGNSLMVKVVMVARNPELEDTARKRAPQQTKRLTPPAIALRSKSMTSELEDMAASPWKKKAEYESSQGPDKKRTVYQMALNKLDEILAAAQHTITSDNQGQRGHGGKRDRSKSIVPNVSNEQPYEQQSSVSMVQPGPGFGYNQAHFQPGQGPQHAVMMRQKSIGVTEEERQYLHPPAMKLARSLSVPGPEEIPPPPNTSAPEPPLSAGPHSGRGSAMPISPVSQTHFQFHSQPGHATQAGWERGGGMNQQVVVPTLRRQSEGLCVREPEAPRRGGGKMGGLRRGYSSATPPTSAKPKAQQATQHHPHMANQQGGGVGRGAARRGGRGALMKQSKVEDGLRQHRGKGGAAKEKSSIPIPTIIVKAPSTSSSGRSSQGSSMEAEPSQDAEDPTSADATSDSPNASLPSPLTPSPPQPPTSTPSSTVAPSVSSQQNLENLEYTSTFGTTFGGGGGGGGGARRERERFRDMRRKSASFFLSSEEDIQGEAGGGVGDGLATGARIQPLQSSQMEVPTPRLRPSKSIDEGMFSGDSYVNYSSSMPPAFGLPEYSSPIIGQDGQPKSAPSMYGTQPATTFIHPLTGKVLDPSSPLGLALAARERALKDDRRTRREERHFGRQLSTVGAFSTPVQTPTPSLFATPTQSAYTSPVSLHLSSPTTTTSPASLSRPQSPRILRLGGGGGERMEREKEGGPREGLRVRFSEDRTSQYSTQYYPQSPREREREKEVYESRAAPPIQPPPPPAQPAPRRPSFLQMESTPNTSYIPQYTVPTAPTQTHEAMGDPRAGTGGGLGLMVLPPPAPSVDVDDEFVFVDPLPPPLQFANGKKEMVHEFSQQHQHPGQHSAAVAPPPPPPLPSPKPSNAPQASPQGGDSAASSLTSYDSEVANLTQSALSPSYPSPQIFLPSSTTNTTSAAALPATSLHRPQPMSHSHPYYGSSNDASLGGQPPAQDRGTAALTTTMTYATTTMTATAAATTTTISPASFDYTMTVAGPKAGLNMAGKAADHTHHTTVIHKSGDWQDAVVDSGIEELDSHSSSDHHLEMLGLSGLRGERGGVGGEGEKGAEHQDSCTTYSGGQTFEVHSAKLANPVFPKMTHYKEGGGRVPSVALRRQNSTNPAPLQLQRQSNPEDARLDGALIDERKHKQSRDKMEDGFSSTLAACLERPMDTRTVAWGEVEELEQVGGVQRTGMVLEGRRLNSPLSGVKASIINELSSKLQQMSSMKSMDDWGHIPKSPTMQRYSADFTDAFHSPPTGRSTSPLPTSSPQHRQILTPNLSATPSVSPSPQVPVQRNWTRSPSPQMPSSPVHSHPPHSPTYCPYPTSPKHRSKLRRQTFDFQCSPTKEMRSSVSRRRAPSPLIYNTEQPNPTPPRPSSLPILPSTPVYSNPFDFPGPLTPPSPGIPLGDTYKSSTPPLFSPSGVQSPNPLLVSRSISPTHFLSGASSPMHLPPSPSCLNYPHLTPPPPAKPFAVKPLPYWTKYDVADWLAYLNLGEHRERFIDNEIDGSHLPSLTKDDFLDLGVTRVGHRMNIERALKKLTDRRLSPLHVTTPPRDTD